The Fibrobacter sp. UWT2 genome window below encodes:
- a CDS encoding sigma-54 dependent transcriptional regulator, translated as MNILIADLDQKFIDDIQHSWSVAGTTLFTCTRESDLMPIVKKDSIDLAFIEVPFLMQDNMDMVSFLKERHPGIEIFVLCDDRNWQGAAAAITRGANTFLKKPISISQLESTAQKVRAQQLNKSNNQLMESQVLDGLLGNTPEMRKILKTVYKVAPTNSTVLITGESGSGKEFLANVIHRYSKRAAEPFVAVNCGAIPENLVESELFGSKKGSYTGSTADKKGLFESANGGTLFLDEVGELSAATQVKLLRFLQSHEIRRVGDTQPQYLDVRVLAATNRDLQEAMQEGRFREDLYYRLNTFHLLLPPLRERKPALPNLIKYFILKNKDAQGKEIVDLEPAALYALTKYSYPGNIRELENIIEHATVLAEGGVIRLEDLPEEVQAYACEQTMAIPHIKGDHNAEPQVIEAESVEVPGISFESGKSEKKAAAESEADGELLSLEEMERRHILRALSVCNGNRTEVCKRLGISRATLWRKLKELKITMDGDDA; from the coding sequence ATGAATATCCTGATCGCGGACTTGGATCAGAAATTTATCGACGATATCCAGCACTCTTGGTCGGTTGCGGGGACAACCTTGTTCACCTGTACCCGCGAGAGTGACTTAATGCCCATCGTCAAGAAGGATTCGATAGACCTGGCGTTTATCGAAGTTCCCTTTTTAATGCAGGACAACATGGACATGGTGAGCTTCTTGAAGGAGCGTCACCCGGGCATTGAAATCTTCGTGCTTTGCGACGACCGCAACTGGCAGGGCGCTGCCGCTGCCATTACCCGCGGTGCAAACACGTTCCTGAAAAAGCCCATTTCTATATCTCAGTTGGAATCGACGGCCCAGAAGGTTCGTGCCCAGCAACTGAACAAGTCCAACAACCAGCTCATGGAATCCCAGGTGCTGGACGGCCTCTTGGGGAACACCCCCGAGATGCGCAAGATTTTAAAGACTGTCTACAAGGTGGCTCCCACCAACAGTACGGTGCTCATTACCGGCGAATCCGGTTCGGGCAAGGAATTTTTGGCCAATGTGATTCACCGCTACAGCAAGCGTGCCGCCGAACCGTTCGTGGCGGTAAACTGTGGCGCTATTCCCGAAAACTTGGTGGAAAGCGAACTCTTCGGTAGCAAGAAGGGTTCTTATACCGGTTCTACCGCCGACAAGAAGGGCTTGTTTGAATCCGCCAATGGCGGTACGCTCTTCTTGGACGAAGTCGGCGAATTGTCTGCAGCAACCCAGGTCAAACTTTTACGTTTTTTGCAAAGTCACGAAATTCGCCGTGTGGGCGATACCCAACCGCAGTACTTGGACGTGCGTGTGTTGGCTGCAACAAACCGTGACTTGCAAGAGGCTATGCAAGAAGGCCGTTTCCGCGAAGACTTGTATTATCGCCTAAACACCTTCCATTTGCTTTTGCCGCCGCTCCGCGAACGCAAGCCTGCGCTCCCGAACTTGATCAAGTATTTCATTTTGAAAAACAAGGATGCCCAGGGCAAGGAAATTGTCGACCTTGAACCGGCGGCTTTGTACGCGTTGACTAAGTATTCGTATCCGGGCAACATTCGTGAACTCGAAAACATTATCGAGCACGCTACTGTGTTAGCTGAAGGCGGCGTGATCCGCCTGGAAGACTTGCCCGAAGAGGTGCAAGCCTATGCCTGCGAACAGACGATGGCGATTCCGCATATTAAGGGCGACCACAATGCAGAGCCCCAGGTAATTGAAGCGGAGTCGGTGGAAGTACCGGGAATCTCCTTTGAAAGCGGCAAGTCCGAAAAGAAGGCCGCTGCTGAAAGCGAAGCGGATGGCGAACTCTTGTCGCTCGAAGAAATGGAACGCAGGCACATCCTGCGTGCCTTGAGCGTGTGCAACGGCAACCGTACCGAAGTCTGCAAGCGTCTGGGAATCAGCCGCGCTACCTTGTGGCGTAAACTGAAAGAACTTAAGATTACTATGGATGGCGACGATGCCTGA
- the dnaB gene encoding replicative DNA helicase, whose product MPDFENQHNSYEGRQVPMDLDAERCLLGSILRDPDVMGNAIMIIKDESFFYLEKHQLIWTALCTLNRNVTPIDLVTLAAELETMDKLKLVGGREYLFELMESVASSANADWHIELLRKKATLRKLIKSSSAVIKNAMDPAAVPDEVLQDAERDIFAIADDQIRDSLKPIQNFVTPLLERLNNRKDGITGIRTGITELDELTNGLQKSDLIILAARPGVGKTSFALTIAANAAINFHQNVAFFSLEMDGVQLAQRLLCSQAQIDQSKLRNGYLNSDEKKKLIAAVSPIQQAPLYVDDNADLGIMELMSKARQLKRKGKLDLLIIDYLQLMKTGKEENRAVAIGAISRGLKILAKEMQIPVIALAQLSRKVEEKGRERPQLSDLRESGSIEQDADMVWFVERKFVQTHREEDKHTAELIVAKHRNGSVKDIPMTFIPEYTTFYDFTPESEGGGEAYAYDDAGDMGPADFGSY is encoded by the coding sequence ATGCCTGATTTTGAAAATCAACATAATTCATACGAAGGCCGTCAGGTTCCCATGGACCTGGATGCTGAACGTTGCCTGCTTGGAAGTATTTTGCGCGATCCGGACGTGATGGGTAATGCCATCATGATCATTAAGGACGAAAGCTTTTTCTACTTGGAAAAGCATCAGCTGATTTGGACTGCCCTTTGCACGCTTAACCGCAATGTGACACCGATTGACTTGGTGACTCTCGCTGCCGAACTTGAAACCATGGACAAGCTCAAGTTGGTGGGTGGTCGCGAATACCTGTTCGAACTCATGGAATCGGTGGCCTCGTCGGCCAATGCGGATTGGCATATCGAACTTCTGCGCAAGAAGGCGACGCTCCGCAAGCTGATCAAGTCTTCGTCTGCGGTCATCAAGAATGCGATGGATCCGGCGGCAGTTCCCGACGAGGTGCTGCAAGATGCCGAACGCGATATCTTTGCGATTGCTGACGACCAGATTCGCGATTCGTTGAAGCCGATTCAGAATTTCGTGACGCCGCTCTTGGAACGCCTGAACAACCGCAAGGACGGTATCACTGGCATTCGTACGGGCATTACTGAACTTGACGAACTCACGAACGGACTCCAGAAGTCCGACTTGATTATTCTCGCGGCACGTCCTGGTGTGGGTAAGACTTCTTTCGCACTTACGATTGCGGCGAATGCGGCAATCAATTTTCATCAGAATGTGGCCTTCTTCAGCTTGGAAATGGACGGTGTCCAGCTGGCTCAGCGTTTACTTTGTTCGCAAGCGCAGATTGACCAGAGCAAGCTCCGTAACGGCTATCTCAACAGCGACGAAAAGAAAAAGCTGATTGCAGCCGTGTCGCCCATTCAGCAGGCTCCGCTTTACGTAGACGATAACGCAGATCTCGGTATCATGGAACTTATGAGTAAGGCCCGCCAGCTCAAGCGTAAGGGCAAACTCGACTTGCTGATTATCGACTACCTGCAGCTCATGAAGACGGGCAAAGAAGAAAACCGCGCCGTGGCTATCGGTGCAATCTCCCGTGGCCTCAAGATTCTGGCGAAGGAAATGCAGATTCCGGTCATCGCGCTCGCACAGCTTAGCCGTAAGGTCGAAGAAAAGGGGCGCGAACGTCCGCAGCTTTCTGACTTGCGTGAATCGGGTTCTATCGAACAGGATGCTGACATGGTGTGGTTCGTGGAACGTAAGTTCGTACAGACTCACCGCGAAGAAGATAAGCATACTGCGGAACTGATTGTGGCAAAGCACCGTAACGGTTCGGTGAAGGATATTCCCATGACCTTCATTCCGGAATACACAACGTTCTACGATTTCACTCCTGAAAGCGAAGGCGGTGGCGAAGCTTATGCTTACGACGATGCCGGCGATATGGGACCAGCTGATTTCGGAAGTTACTAA